DNA sequence from the Myxococcus guangdongensis genome:
CTCCGTCACTCGCAGCCACGGCAGGATTCGACGCTCGGCGCTCAATTCATCGTGCATCCGGGTCAGCGCCTTCTCCTTCGCCAGCAGCGCCTTGCGCGCGGCCAGCCACTCACTCTTCGACTCCATCAGGTTCTGGGGCATGGGTCCCCTCCTCGGGTTGGATGTCCCCAGACGTAGCGGTCCGAGCGCGTGGGTCGGGAGTAACAAAGACGACGGGCTTCCCAACGTGGAAGGACTGCCGGAGGATGCTCCGCATGGATGCGCTCGTCAGCGTGGCGGCCCGAGCCCTTCGCGAAGGAGACCCCTTGGGTGCGCTCCAACGGGTGGCGCTGCGCGAGGACGCGCCCGCGTTGGCCCTGAGGGGCATCGCGATGGCGCAACTGGGTGAGCTCACCCAGGCGGCAGCGCTGCTGAAGCGGGCCGCGCGGGCGTATGGCCCCGGGGACGCGCTCGCACGGGCGCGCTGTGGCGTCGCGCGGGCGGAGGTGGCGCTCGCGGCTCGGGAGCTCGAGGGCATCGACCTCGCGCTCGACGAAGCCCTTCTCGTCTTCACACACCACGGGGACACCGAGAACGCTCGCTACACGCGGCTCCTGCGGGCGCGACATGCCCTCTTGCTGGGACGCATCGAGGAGGCGGAGCGAACCCTGTCCGCGCTGGAGCGGGAGGGCCTGCCCGCGATGCCGTCGACACTCGCGTGGCTCCTGACGTTCGAGGTGGCCGTGCGCAGAGGAACACCTCGCGTCGCGCGCCCAGCCCTGGAGCAGGCACGTACCTCCGCGAGGCGCGCCCGCATTCCCGCGCTCTTCGCGGAGGTGGAGCAGGCCGCCCGCGCCCTGGACCTCCCCGCGGCGCGAGTCCTCTCACGAGGTGAAGCCCAGCCCGTCGTGCTCGATGAGGTCGAAGCCCTCCTCGAGTCGGAGCACCTGGTCGTCGACGCCTGCCGTCGAGTGCTCCGCGCCGGCCCACGCGTCGTGACGCTGTCCACGCGCCCCATCCTGTTCTCGCTGCTGCGGGTGCTGGCCGAGGCCTGGCCGAAAGACTCCTCGCGCGAGGAACTCGTCCGGCAGGTGTTCGGCGCGCGGAGGATGAACGCCTCACATCGCGCGCGGTTGCGCGTCGAGATGGGCCGGCTGCGCGCCCAGGTGCACGAGGTGGCGGGAATCCAGGCCACGCCCCAGGGCTTCGTCCTGGAGCCTCGGCGAGCGGTGGAGGTCCGCGTCCTGGCGCCCCCCGTCGAAGGCGCGGGAGGGGCTGTCCTGGCATTGCTCGCGGATGGGGAGCACTGGTCGACCTCCGCGCTCGCACTCGCGCTCGGAGCCAGTCAGCGCACGGTGCAGCGCGCGCTCACCACCCTGGAAGCGACCGGACAGGCCCGCGTGTTGGGACGAGGCCGGGCACGGCGCTGGGTGGCCCCTCCGCTCAGTGGGTTCACGACGACATTGTTACTCCCCGCCTCGCCCCTGCCGGGCTAGAGCGGGACGAAGGGGATGGAGCGGGCCATGGACAAGCATCGGGGCGAAGTCGAGGAGACGCAGCCGGCGGAGGTCCTCCGCGAGTACGGCCCCTTCGACGGCGCGGCGCGCGTCCATGGCGTCACGTATGACGGCGCGCGCGTCTGGTTCGCGGGAGACGAAGGACTCCAAGCCTTCGACCCCGCGAGCGGCCAGCCCGTGCGCACGCTCGCGGTGGCCTGTGACGCGGGGACCGCCTTCGATGGGCGCCACCTCTACCAGCTCGCCGGGGGCGTCATCCGGAAGGTGGCCCCCGAGACGGGCCAGGTGCTGAAGACGATTCCCGCGCCCGGCAAGGGTGATGACTCCGGGCTCACCTGGGCCGAGGGCTCGCTGTGGGTGGGCGAGTACCACGCCCGGAGAATCCATCGCATCGACCCCGAGACAGGGGCTGTCCTCCGCACGCTCGAATCCAACCGCTTCGTCACCGGTGTCACCTGGGCGCAGGACGAGCTGTGGCACGGCACGCTGGAGGATGGCACGAGCGACCTCCGGCGACTCGACCCGGTGGACGGGCGCGTGCTCGTCAGGCTCACGATGCCCGAGGGCGTGAGCATCACCGGGTTGGAGTCCGACGGCGGCGACGTGCTCTATGCCGGCGGCGGCACGAGCGGCAAGGTGCGCGCCGTACGGCGGCCCCGACGTTCGCGCCGCTGAGTCACCGGCTCAGAACTCCAGGTCGTAGGCCGCGGCCACCTGCCGTGCGAAGGCCATGACATCGGCCGGCGCATCCTCGTCCAGCGTGACGCTCTCGAGCCCTCGCTCCACGGGGAAGGAGACGGACAGCGTCTGTGCGTCGTGAGCGAAGCCCAGCGGCTTCGGAAACGCTTGGATGGGCGCAATCCGGCTCGCGGCGATGAGCAGCGTCGTGAGCCGATGGACATCAGCGCCGGACTGCTCACCTTCCAAGGTGGAGCGACGGAGGAAGCGGCCGCTCCGGAAGACGGTGAGCGAGAAGCTCCTCGTGTTGGGGAGACCGGGTGACTTCGACAACTCGAGGACGCGGTCATCCGCGGAGCGCGCGGGCGCGGCTTCCGGATGCGCGAGCCACGGGAGCCCTTCGTGCAGACGCAACTGGACCAGCGGGGAGAAGCGGAGGAAGTCCTCGAACCGACCTTCGACGACGTCCGTGCACGCCCCTGGGGCCCAGCCAGGCAGCCCCTCGAGACGGTAGAAGACCTCGTCGACGTACCACCGTGCCTCACCGCGCCTCACGACGAGGAGGTCCCTGAACGGGGATTGGGGCTCGACGAGCGTGCGGAACTCGCGGCGCTCCGAGGCCGGGTGGCGCAGATAGCCTTCCAGGTTCGAGGGGAACGGCGCCCGCTCGGCACTCCCTGCATGTGCCTCCTGCTCCTCCAGGAACGCGCCCAGCGTGGTGTCGGGCTTCGTCTCGCCGAAGTACGGCAGGAAGAGGAGCTTCAAGGACAGCGGGTCGACGCCCTGGGGCGGCACCAGCTCGCACCGCTCGATGACGGTGCGGGCATCCCCACGATGGACCTCGCGATAGCGTTCGAAACGGAGTGTCTGAGCTGCGGTCACGGGCGCCTTTCCTGGAGGTCCTGAGCGGGTGACGTCCACCCGCCTGGCCTCATGAATACCCACGCCTCGAATCTCGCGCGTCGAGCCAGACGGGTCCAGCACGACGCTCGTCCATCACCGCCTCGCTCCGCCCGATATCGCGCGAGACAGGTCCGCATCAGGCACGGGGTCGCCAGGTCAGCCACTCGCCGGGGCGCGCGAGCTCCACGTCCACCTTTCGTGCTCGGGCGGCGGTGAGGAGCAGCGCTTCCGCGTCGGGGACCTCCCGGTAGTCCTCGGAGGGCGCGACGCCGTAGTGAATGGGCACCAGGAGCTTCGCGCCCAACACCTTCGCCGCGGCCACCGCCTGCTCGGGCGTCAGGACGCCGTGCACGTCACTGACGGGCTTGCGCCAACCGAAGCGCGCGCCGTTGATGGGCAGGAAGGCCGCATCGAAGGGGCCGAACTGACGGCCGATGCTCCACCAGGAGCCATGCCACAGCGTGTCCCCACAGTGGATGATGCGGCGCCCGCCCCCGGAGACAATCCACGACACCTGGGGGTCGCCATAGCCATCCACCGCGGGGACAGCCGTCGCGGTGAACTCGTTGAGCAGCACCGGCTCATGGAGCGGCGCGGGCCGCACCCGGAAGCCCGAGGCAGCGGCCGTCGCCGCCATGTCCGGGCCGCACACCAGCGTCCCCGTGTCCCCCAACGCCTGCCGGACGGCCTGGCGGTCGAAGTGGTCGGGGTGACGATGCGTCACCAGGACGTAGCGATTGCCCGCCCCCACCTCCATCGGGACCAGCGGGTCCTTCAGCGCCGCACCCCACACGGTGGAGTCAATCAGCGGGTCCAGGAAGAGCGTGTCCTTCCCCAGTCGCAACCGCACTCCGGCCCACGCCAGGCGCTGGGCGCGAAGCGACTCGGGCTCCACGGGCTTCGCCGCCCGGCCCAGGCCGGGAGGAAGCAGGACCGCCCCCGCCGAGAGCGAGGCCGCCGCTCGCAAGAAGCCTCGCCGGTTCATCGCGCCTCCGGAGCACGCACGGGGTTGATGCCGAAGAGACGCACCCCTGTCTCCGTCCTCGGCTGATGACAGCTCGCCGGAGGGAAGAACAGGTACGAACCCGGACCCAGGCGCTGCGCTCCCTCGATGAGCTCACCGCTCAGCACGAAGACCTCCTCCCCCGTGTCGTGGACGTCCACGAAGGGCCACTGACTCCCCGGGGCCATGTCCACGACCCAGACCCTCACGTCGGGGGTGCTCGGCAGGTCCCTGCGCAGGCAGCCGGGACCCACGATGACGGGTTCGACGTCGTCGATCCCCACGGGGACGAAGGGGCCCTGCGCTCTCGGAAAGCTGTCTGTTCGCGGCATCCATCCGCTCCTCTGGCTGTGGTGCCCCACGTTAAGGAGCGCGGCCTGCTGAGCGCAGCGAAACGATTTCACCCAGATGCTGAACCCCATTCATGTGAAGCTGACCGGGCCATGCTCGAGCTTCGTCACTTCAAGTTGATCGCCGCGGTCGCCGACACCGGAAGCCTGGCCGCCGCGAGCCGGCAGCTCCACCTCACGTCCTCGGCCCTGAGCCACCAGCTCCGTGATGCGGAGGAGCGCCTGGGCGTGCGGCTCTTCCAGCGCCGCCAACGCCGTCTGCTGCTGACCGGCGCGGGCGAGAAGCTCCTGGTCTCCGCGCGGCGGGTCTTGAGTGAAGTGGCCCAGGCCGAGGCGCTGTGCCGCGCGCATCCCCAGGACGACCTCTTGAGGCTCAGCACCGGCTGCTACACCGCCTATGGCTGGCTGCCGCCCATCCTGGGGCAGTGGCAGTCGGAGCACCCGCGCGTCGAGCTGCGCATCGTCCTGGAGGCCACGCGGCAGCCGCTCGGGGCACTGCTCGAGGGACAGCTGGACCTCGCCCTGACTCCCGATGTCCCGAAGCAGGCACGGCTCGCGCGAACAGCGCTCTTCGAGGACGAACTCATGCTGGTGGTCCCCGAAACCCACGCCTTCGCGCGACGAGGGCATGTCACGGCGCAGGACCTGGTGCGCGAGCACCTGCTCACCTACGCCGCGCCCCGGGAGCAGCTCGATGTCTTCACGCGGGTGCTATGGCCCGCGGGACTCGAGCCACAGCGGGTCTCCCCCGTGCCCCTCACCGAGGCGCTGATAGAGCTGGTGCGCGGCGGCATCGGCGTCACGGCGCTCCCCGAGTGGATGCTGCCGCCCCAACGCCAGGGATTGCGGACCGTCCGACTCACGCCTCGGGGAATCCGGCGACGCTGGAGCGCCGTCACCCGCGCCTCGCGCCAACGCTCGGCTCCACTGGCGCGATTCATCGAGCTGCTCGGTGAGCGATTCTCCGAAGGAACGCCCGGGCCGGTGCGACGAGCCACGGCGCGCCCAGGTGCAGCGCGCCGCGTGCTCAGGAAGGGCGACACACCCGACCACCCCTCGCTTTGAATCAGTTGCGGACGATGATGTAGACGAGCGGCCCGGCCTGCCAACTGCCGTCGCTGTTCTGATAGCGGTACTTGAATGCCCCGAACGACCGCCACTGGTGGGTGTTCGCCACCTCAAAAGCGCTGTCGAAGCCCAGCAGGGCATTGTCACCCTCGCTGCCCGGCTCCTCGTTGCCCACGCTCGAGGGAATCACGAGCACCGACCAGTCGCTCACGGAGGTGTTGCCCTGCGCCATGAAGTTCTGGCCATGCAGGGTGGAGCCGATGAAGCTCACGTCGCGAGAGACCAGCAGGTAGCTCGCCTGGCCCGAGTGGACGAGCGACACGCCCTGGGTACTTGAAACGGGCCGAGACCAACCACGCCGTGCTGCTGAGAGGAGAGGCCGATGCTTCGAAGCGCAGGAGGGCATTGTCGCCCTCGGAGCCAAGCTCCTGGAAACCCATTCCCCTCGGGACGACCAGGACATTCCAATCGCTGACGCGCGTCCCCGTTGGGACAGAGATATTGACTCGCCGTGAAGACCAGTCACTCAAAACGTATCATTCGAATCTGGCTGCGCCAGCCAGAACATGCATTCGGTCCGACGGCTGTGAATCAGCGCCGGGTCATCTTCGGCGTCTGGAGAGCCAAGCCCACAGGTCTCACCATGGCGCATTCCAGCCCACACGGACTGTGCTAGAAGCCGTGGGCGTGATGCCCACGTCCCTGTCCAAGCCCACCCGAGGTTCGCTGCTCCTGATGCTCTGTCTGGGACTCACCCAGCCCGCGCTCGCCAAGGCTCCCGAGGCCAATGCCCAGGGCTTCGCGGCCTATGGAAAGGGGGACTACAAGAAGGCTCACGCGCTCTTCGAGAAAGCGCTGAAGCAGGACCCCTCCAACGTCTACGCACGACTCAACCGGGCCAGGACGACCACCCTGCTCAACCAAGGCAAGGAGGACGCGGACGACTTCGACTACTGCGCCTTCGAGCGCAATTGGATCTACCTGGCGCTGGCCGACCTGTCGAAGGCGGTGGAGCACGACGCCAAGGCCATCCTACCGAAGATTGATGAAGACACCCAGGGACTGAAGGCACT
Encoded proteins:
- a CDS encoding helix-turn-helix domain-containing protein, which encodes MDALVSVAARALREGDPLGALQRVALREDAPALALRGIAMAQLGELTQAAALLKRAARAYGPGDALARARCGVARAEVALAARELEGIDLALDEALLVFTHHGDTENARYTRLLRARHALLLGRIEEAERTLSALEREGLPAMPSTLAWLLTFEVAVRRGTPRVARPALEQARTSARRARIPALFAEVEQAARALDLPAARVLSRGEAQPVVLDEVEALLESEHLVVDACRRVLRAGPRVVTLSTRPILFSLLRVLAEAWPKDSSREELVRQVFGARRMNASHRARLRVEMGRLRAQVHEVAGIQATPQGFVLEPRRAVEVRVLAPPVEGAGGAVLALLADGEHWSTSALALALGASQRTVQRALTTLEATGQARVLGRGRARRWVAPPLSGFTTTLLLPASPLPG
- a CDS encoding Vgb family protein, with amino-acid sequence MDKHRGEVEETQPAEVLREYGPFDGAARVHGVTYDGARVWFAGDEGLQAFDPASGQPVRTLAVACDAGTAFDGRHLYQLAGGVIRKVAPETGQVLKTIPAPGKGDDSGLTWAEGSLWVGEYHARRIHRIDPETGAVLRTLESNRFVTGVTWAQDELWHGTLEDGTSDLRRLDPVDGRVLVRLTMPEGVSITGLESDGGDVLYAGGGTSGKVRAVRRPRRSRR
- a CDS encoding MBL fold metallo-hydrolase; this encodes MNRRGFLRAAASLSAGAVLLPPGLGRAAKPVEPESLRAQRLAWAGVRLRLGKDTLFLDPLIDSTVWGAALKDPLVPMEVGAGNRYVLVTHRHPDHFDRQAVRQALGDTGTLVCGPDMAATAAASGFRVRPAPLHEPVLLNEFTATAVPAVDGYGDPQVSWIVSGGGRRIIHCGDTLWHGSWWSIGRQFGPFDAAFLPINGARFGWRKPVSDVHGVLTPEQAVAAAKVLGAKLLVPIHYGVAPSEDYREVPDAEALLLTAARARKVDVELARPGEWLTWRPRA
- a CDS encoding cupin domain-containing protein — encoded protein: MPRTDSFPRAQGPFVPVGIDDVEPVIVGPGCLRRDLPSTPDVRVWVVDMAPGSQWPFVDVHDTGEEVFVLSGELIEGAQRLGPGSYLFFPPASCHQPRTETGVRLFGINPVRAPEAR
- a CDS encoding LysR substrate-binding domain-containing protein, whose product is MLELRHFKLIAAVADTGSLAAASRQLHLTSSALSHQLRDAEERLGVRLFQRRQRRLLLTGAGEKLLVSARRVLSEVAQAEALCRAHPQDDLLRLSTGCYTAYGWLPPILGQWQSEHPRVELRIVLEATRQPLGALLEGQLDLALTPDVPKQARLARTALFEDELMLVVPETHAFARRGHVTAQDLVREHLLTYAAPREQLDVFTRVLWPAGLEPQRVSPVPLTEALIELVRGGIGVTALPEWMLPPQRQGLRTVRLTPRGIRRRWSAVTRASRQRSAPLARFIELLGERFSEGTPGPVRRATARPGAARRVLRKGDTPDHPSL